The Hymenobacter sp. YIM 151858-1 genome contains the following window.
ACATAGTGGGTGTGGGGTTGAGGCGTAGGTAGGTACCGGGGCAACGCGCCGGCAGGACAATAAACCAAAAGTAATAGAAAAGCAGAAAGCCAGAAGCGCAGAACAACACTTTTGCTGAAAAGCAGAAGTGTTTTTAAACAGAAAAGTATTTCTGCTTTTCTGTCGTCATGCGGTTCTGTCAAGTTGCAGAAAAGTCAAATAACAAAAAAACAGAATCACACAACAACAGAAAAACAGGTTTGCAGAAGTGTGTTTTTGCAGAACCGCAGCTAGATGGGGCGGGTAGCTAGTGAGTGCGTGAATTTAACAGAAATACAAAACAACAGAACAACAGATTTGCACAAAAGCAGAAAGCACGGAGCCGACGCGTAAGGGCACAACTGGTAGAAGTGTAGAACTACAGAAAAGCAGAATTGCGGCACAAGCGACCAGTTAGAGCTAGCAGGTGCCGTATATCAGCAACAGAAATGCAGAATTGCAGAACTGTTGATTTGAACCCAGCAGCTTAAAACCCGCGTCGGCGTGCCCTTGAGCTGCAATGCGGCATAATTGAATCAAAGCCAGCAACCAGCAATTAGCCAAATCAGGTGTTGGAGGAGCCTGGGTGCATAGTCTGTTGCAACGGGTTTGATTCAGAACCTAGATGGCAAATGAAAGCGAAGTGCCCCGGGAGCTAACACTAATGTTCAAAGCTCCGTACTAGCTTCTTACTAACTTATTGCTAACTGTATAATGGTCTTAGCAAGAAGAACAACTCAGGCGTAGAGCTAACGCGCTATTCCTGAGTTATTTATAAACCAGCAGAGCTGTTTTAGCGGGCCATCTGAATGTAAGTAATTGGTTTACAGATGTAAATGTGGGCCGCGAGCCTAACAACAACATACATGTCATGAGTACAGCGCTTCGCAAACGGGTTACCCTCGACAGCATTGCCTACCGCAAAGCCGACGCAGCTGCCGCGGAAGTCGGCGCCAGCCTGGGGACCTACACCAGTGCGGCCGTGGAGTACTTTGCCACCCGAGGGCTCGACCCCCGGGCCACGGAAGCACGCGAAGGGCAGCTCATCATGCAGCAGATAAAAAAGCTGGGTGACCGGGTCTTCGGCTTCATGCAGGAGCAGGAGCGCACGCTGCTCACGGCCATGCTGGAAGAAATGCTGCGTACCCGCATCACGCTGGAGCGGGTGCTGCGCATGAACGAAATCCTGGTGAGCAACCTGAACACGCAGCTGGAAACGCTCAGCGAAGCACAGCTGCAGCGGCAGCAGCAGGCACTCCAATTGCTGCGCCAGCGCAACGAAGAAGCGGTAGAAAGGCAGGTAAAAGAAGCGCTGCTGACCGCCAGCAAACAGGGCCCGGGAAAGCACGAGGCGCCAGTGGAAAGAAAAGTAAATCCGGGGCAATCGGGAGAAGAAGGAGCTACTTCCAGCGAACTTAAAGCAGGTTAAAAGGCCGATGTACGTCAAACTTATCAACCCCAAAACGCACGGCAAAGCGGCGTATACCAATACCGGCAGCTGCGCGCAAACACTGAATTATCTGCAGCACGAAGCGGTAGGGGAGGGGCAGGAAGCAACGTTTTTTAACGCCGACTCGGACGAGCTCGGCGCCGCGCAGCTGCTGCAACGCATCGACTCCAACGTGAAAGGACTGCGGGCCACGGAGGCCAAATTTTACTCGCTGGTGCTGAGTCCCAGCGAGCAGGAGCTGGCCCACATCGGCAACGACCCCGACAAGCTCAAGGCGTACACCCGGCAGGTCATGGGCCAGTACGCGCAGAACTTCCGGCTGCCCGGTGGCCGGCAGCTGGATAGCCAAAACCTGGTATGGGGCGCCATCCTCCACCAGGACCGCACCCACCGGGGAACGGACCCCGAGGTAGTGGCGGGCACTGCCAAGGCCGGCGCCAAGCGCGCGGGCCTGCAGACGCACGTGCACATCATCGTCAGCGCCCGCGACCGGGAGCAAAAGCTGACCCTCAACCCCGGCGGGCGCCGGCAGCGGTTTGACCTGATGCGCTGGCAAGCGGCGGCCGGCCGGCAGTTTGAGCAGCAGTTCGGCTACGAAGCCCAGGCGCACGAGAAGCTGCGGCCCCAGGCAGCCCGGCCACGCGACCCGGCCTACGATGCCGGCCGGCTGGATAAGATTGCCGGGCGCGTGGCCACCATCAACCAGTTGGTGCCCCGGGAGCAGCGCCTGGCGCCGGACCAGGTGCAGGCCATTGCCCAGGCCCGGCAGTTTGACAAGACGTTTTACCGGATGCTGCGCCGGGTGGAGGAGCGTGCTCGCGACGGCCGGCCCATCGACAACGCCCTGCAGCTGCTGCGCACCGGGCGGGAACAGGCCCCGGCCCCGCAGCGCCAGGCGGTGACGGCCCTGCACGCGGTCCAACACCTGGTGCGCAACGCCCAAGCTACCCGGGACGAGCGCACCGAGCAGGTAGCCGAGAAGCCCGGGCGCCGCAGCGCCGAGCTGGATATCGAGATGTAAGCCCCCTTTTTCCTACCCCCCATGCCACACCAACCACCCCGGCCTGCGGCCGCTTCCCAATCCGTCTTGCTCATCCTGGCTCTGCTGCTGGCGGGCCTGCTGGCCGGCGAGTGGTACGTGCTGCTGCACCCCGCGGAGCTGGCCGCGGCCCGCGCCGCGCAACACCAGGCCGCGCAGGCTCCTCGGCTGACGCCAGGGCAGCGCCTCGCGGCCCGGCTGGCCGTACTAAACCGGCAGCGGGCCGAAGCGCGGCGCACGCGGCTGCGGCGGCAAGCGGCGCCCGTGGTGGGCAAGCCGGCTGCCGAACTGGCCACCACCACGAGCCAGGCTGGCGACCAGGTAGTGCATACGGGCG
Protein-coding sequences here:
- a CDS encoding BfmA/BtgA family mobilization protein translates to MSTALRKRVTLDSIAYRKADAAAAEVGASLGTYTSAAVEYFATRGLDPRATEAREGQLIMQQIKKLGDRVFGFMQEQERTLLTAMLEEMLRTRITLERVLRMNEILVSNLNTQLETLSEAQLQRQQQALQLLRQRNEEAVERQVKEALLTASKQGPGKHEAPVERKVNPGQSGEEGATSSELKAG
- a CDS encoding DUF5712 family protein produces the protein MYVKLINPKTHGKAAYTNTGSCAQTLNYLQHEAVGEGQEATFFNADSDELGAAQLLQRIDSNVKGLRATEAKFYSLVLSPSEQELAHIGNDPDKLKAYTRQVMGQYAQNFRLPGGRQLDSQNLVWGAILHQDRTHRGTDPEVVAGTAKAGAKRAGLQTHVHIIVSARDREQKLTLNPGGRRQRFDLMRWQAAAGRQFEQQFGYEAQAHEKLRPQAARPRDPAYDAGRLDKIAGRVATINQLVPREQRLAPDQVQAIAQARQFDKTFYRMLRRVEERARDGRPIDNALQLLRTGREQAPAPQRQAVTALHAVQHLVRNAQATRDERTEQVAEKPGRRSAELDIEM